A single region of the Pontimicrobium sp. SW4 genome encodes:
- a CDS encoding histidine kinase, with protein sequence MKFKITDRKKKIIKRIYRIALILIGIIIIIFNDTFGKLEGFAEFILFYFLILIATICHWLFIQIKSIIRLKNEKSQTELMHLKNQVNPHFFFNMLNNLYGLVEKDSKKAQELILKLSDMMRYSIYEGQNETVLLSEEISYLQNYIELHKMRYHKVIDMQFNIETKDNDYEIMPLLFIILLENAFKHGVENLRDNAYVHINLVAHNNEVKFEIENNFDAIEDNQESGIGLRNLKRRLELVYPKNHTLTITKTDNTYNAKLNINGL encoded by the coding sequence ATGAAGTTTAAAATAACCGATAGAAAAAAGAAAATTATAAAGCGCATTTATAGAATAGCACTTATTCTTATTGGTATAATCATTATCATTTTCAATGACACCTTTGGTAAGCTTGAAGGGTTTGCAGAGTTTATACTTTTCTATTTTCTAATTTTAATTGCCACTATTTGTCATTGGCTTTTTATTCAAATCAAATCAATTATTCGATTAAAAAATGAAAAGTCTCAAACCGAACTCATGCACTTAAAAAATCAGGTAAATCCTCACTTCTTTTTTAACATGCTTAATAACCTTTATGGATTGGTTGAAAAAGACTCTAAAAAAGCACAAGAATTAATTTTAAAGCTTTCTGATATGATGCGCTATAGTATTTATGAAGGTCAAAATGAAACTGTATTATTATCTGAAGAAATAAGCTATCTACAGAATTATATTGAGCTTCATAAAATGCGCTATCATAAAGTTATTGATATGCAATTCAATATTGAAACAAAGGATAATGATTATGAAATAATGCCGCTACTTTTTATTATTCTTTTAGAAAATGCATTTAAACATGGTGTCGAAAATTTAAGAGATAATGCTTATGTGCATATTAATTTAGTAGCACACAATAATGAAGTGAAATTTGAAATTGAAAATAACTTTGATGCTATAGAAGATAATCAAGAATCTGGGATAGGTTTAAGAAACCTAAAACGAAGATTAGAGTTAGTGTATCCAAAAAATCATACTTTAACAATTACAAAAACTGATAATACCTATAACGCTAAATTGAATATTAATGGATTATGA
- a CDS encoding histidine kinase, which produces MIKKTFKDTILLNIGAFVLVLILELLSGWMSIDRYDSPFSFFLWALKYAINIMAVIWVNHFVLIPYFFDKKRYFIYGLLVIGSIFLVAYLEAYANNSWPGVTKTFLFHFYTTGTGMAAFFLRRNIIIQRENAEKENLQKEMELTYLKEQVNPHFLFNSLNSIYSLARQQSPETPDLVMQLSELMRYQLESSKKDTVLLKEEIEFIENYLLLEEKRLSKRCTIEFLIGGDLSELRIAPMLLIPFIENAVKHGAQSTNEQSTIDISVSIKNSVLHFYVDNSKPPMVSTSKRKGLGLENVKRRLNLLYPNSHALKIEDTEEGYHVNLSIDFKVSKLKNTVND; this is translated from the coding sequence ATGATTAAAAAGACTTTTAAGGATACCATACTCCTTAACATAGGAGCTTTTGTATTGGTGCTCATCCTTGAACTATTAAGTGGATGGATGAGCATAGATCGATATGATTCACCTTTTTCTTTTTTTTTATGGGCACTTAAATATGCCATTAATATTATGGCAGTTATATGGGTAAATCATTTTGTTCTTATTCCTTATTTTTTTGATAAGAAAAGATATTTTATATACGGACTCTTGGTTATTGGGAGTATATTTCTTGTGGCATATTTAGAAGCTTATGCTAACAACAGTTGGCCTGGTGTTACTAAAACTTTTTTATTTCATTTTTATACTACAGGTACTGGAATGGCTGCCTTTTTTTTAAGAAGAAATATAATCATCCAAAGAGAAAATGCTGAGAAAGAAAATTTACAAAAGGAGATGGAGCTTACCTATTTAAAGGAGCAGGTGAATCCTCATTTTTTATTTAACTCCTTAAATAGTATTTATTCACTTGCCAGACAACAATCGCCAGAAACTCCAGATCTTGTCATGCAACTCTCAGAATTAATGAGATATCAATTAGAGAGTTCTAAAAAAGATACTGTTTTATTAAAAGAAGAGATTGAGTTTATAGAAAATTATTTGTTACTTGAAGAAAAAAGACTAAGTAAACGTTGTACTATTGAATTTTTAATTGGAGGAGATCTGTCGGAGTTAAGAATTGCTCCAATGTTACTCATCCCATTTATTGAAAATGCTGTTAAACATGGCGCTCAAAGCACTAACGAGCAGAGTACCATTGATATTTCTGTCTCTATAAAAAATTCTGTCCTTCATTTTTATGTAGATAATTCGAAGCCTCCCATGGTCTCTACATCTAAAAGAAAAGGTCTCGGTCTTGAAAATGTAAAAAGGCGTTTAAACCTTTTATATCCTAATTCTCACGCATTAAAAATTGAGGATACCGAAGAAGGTTATCATGTGAATTTATCAATAGATTTTAAAGTTTCAAAATTAAAAAATACAGTTAATGATTAA
- a CDS encoding LytTR family DNA-binding domain-containing protein has protein sequence MIKVGIVDDEILARKVLEEYCSKIDNLEIVLSTGNPLEFINFAQQNNVDLIFLDIEMPELNGMEILRSMIKPPKVILTTAYSEYALESYNYSVVDYLLKPIKIERFLKAINKVSASKIAQPKKNSSTDELQIKHDGIPVNISFKSILYIQSFGNYLKIFTDSRMYLISETLINITTLLSENFQRTHKSYIVNLNRVSEASRTHLLIENKKVPVSAMYKVIVFEKLEA, from the coding sequence ATGATTAAAGTAGGTATTGTAGATGATGAAATATTAGCGCGTAAAGTGCTAGAGGAGTATTGTTCTAAAATTGACAACTTAGAAATAGTACTAAGTACAGGGAATCCGCTTGAATTTATCAATTTCGCTCAACAAAATAATGTTGATCTCATCTTTCTAGATATTGAAATGCCCGAACTTAATGGTATGGAAATTTTACGCTCTATGATAAAACCACCTAAGGTTATTTTAACTACAGCTTATTCTGAATATGCATTGGAAAGTTATAATTACAGTGTTGTAGATTATTTATTAAAACCTATAAAAATTGAGCGCTTTTTAAAAGCCATCAACAAAGTGTCAGCTTCAAAAATAGCACAGCCAAAAAAAAATAGTAGCACTGATGAACTTCAAATAAAACATGACGGCATACCTGTGAATATCTCATTTAAGTCCATTCTGTATATTCAAAGTTTTGGAAATTATTTGAAAATTTTTACAGATTCAAGAATGTACCTTATATCTGAAACACTAATTAATATCACTACATTATTATCTGAAAATTTCCAACGCACACATAAATCATACATTGTCAATTTAAATAGAGTTTCAGAAGCAAGCAGAACACATTTGTTAATTGAAAACAAAAAAGTGCCAGTAAGTGCTATGTATAAGGTAATTGTATTTGAAAAATTGGAAGCATAA
- a CDS encoding ATP-binding cassette domain-containing protein, with product MELIINNLSKTYSNGVKALQNISLEIPIGMFGLLGPNGAGKSTLMRTIATLQEADTGSITLGDIDVLKQKNELRQVLGYLPQQFGLYPKISAEVLLNHFAVLKGITHKGERKDLVDALLHKTNLYDVRQQNLKGYSGGMKQRFGIAQALLNNPKLLIVDEPTAGLDPVERNRFYNILSELGEHTVVILSTHIVDDVKELCTNMAIINQGEVSLKGNPLQILEDLKGKVYKKTIHKQELKAYKQNYKVISEKLFLGKPTIHVLSDVNPGDGFSLINTELEDVYFSEIFNNDNSKSN from the coding sequence ATGGAACTCATTATTAACAATCTATCAAAAACCTATTCTAATGGTGTTAAGGCATTGCAAAACATTTCTTTAGAAATTCCAATAGGAATGTTTGGTTTACTAGGACCAAATGGCGCTGGAAAATCTACTTTGATGAGAACCATTGCAACATTACAAGAAGCAGATACTGGATCTATTACGCTTGGAGATATAGACGTATTAAAACAAAAAAATGAATTGCGTCAGGTATTAGGTTATTTACCACAACAGTTTGGTTTGTATCCTAAAATCTCTGCCGAAGTATTACTCAATCATTTTGCTGTTCTAAAAGGAATTACTCATAAAGGTGAGCGTAAAGATTTAGTAGATGCATTGTTGCATAAAACTAATTTGTACGATGTGCGACAACAAAATCTTAAAGGCTATTCTGGTGGAATGAAGCAACGCTTTGGTATTGCACAAGCCTTACTTAATAATCCGAAATTACTTATTGTAGATGAACCAACTGCTGGGTTGGATCCTGTAGAGAGAAATCGATTTTATAATATTTTAAGTGAATTAGGAGAGCATACAGTTGTGATCTTATCTACACATATTGTTGATGATGTTAAGGAGCTTTGCACAAATATGGCAATCATTAATCAAGGAGAAGTTAGCTTAAAAGGAAATCCGTTACAAATACTGGAAGACCTAAAAGGTAAAGTCTATAAAAAAACAATACATAAGCAAGAATTAAAGGCTTATAAACAAAATTATAAAGTCATTAGTGAAAAGCTATTTCTTGGAAAACCAACCATTCATGTCTTAAGTGATGTGAATCCAGGAGATGGCTTTTCTCTTATTAATACAGAATTAGAAGATGTGTATTTCTCAGAAATTTTTAATAATGATAACTCTAAATCTAACTAA
- a CDS encoding response regulator transcription factor: MIKYLIIDDEHIAHDIIKKYCDMLPNLEFKADCYDAIEAIDYLSEYDIDLIFLDLNMPKLKGFEFLKTLSNPPKVIVTTAYSEFALEGYELNIVDYLLKPFSFERFLSAINKVTSSKTSTLKKENNANLKPEEKYIFLKQNNSHIQVDLDTILFIEASGNYTKIITSDNTISIREKISDTIQLLSDNDILQVHKSFAIAKMHINSIEGNRIYIGDYVIPIGKLYKANVNKLLT, encoded by the coding sequence ATGATTAAATATCTCATTATTGATGACGAACATATTGCACATGATATCATAAAAAAGTATTGTGATATGTTACCAAATTTAGAATTCAAAGCAGATTGCTATGATGCTATTGAAGCCATTGACTATTTAAGCGAGTATGATATTGATCTCATCTTTTTAGATTTAAATATGCCCAAGCTAAAAGGTTTTGAATTTTTAAAAACCTTATCCAATCCTCCGAAAGTTATTGTAACTACAGCATATAGTGAGTTTGCTTTGGAAGGCTACGAGCTAAATATTGTAGATTATTTATTAAAGCCATTTAGTTTTGAACGTTTTTTAAGTGCTATTAATAAAGTAACATCTTCAAAGACTAGCACATTAAAAAAAGAAAATAATGCAAACCTAAAACCTGAAGAAAAGTATATTTTTTTAAAGCAAAACAATAGTCATATTCAAGTAGATTTAGATACTATCTTATTTATTGAAGCCTCTGGTAATTATACCAAAATTATTACGAGTGATAATACCATAAGTATTCGTGAAAAAATATCTGATACTATACAATTGCTTTCTGATAATGATATTCTACAAGTTCATAAATCTTTTGCCATTGCAAAAATGCATATAAACAGTATTGAAGGTAATAGGATTTATATAGGAGATTATGTTATACCTATTGGCAAACTTTATAAGGCTAATGTCAATAAGCTTTTAACGTAG
- a CDS encoding serine hydrolase translates to MKITKLLIVAFAISLNTAFAQESNEKEFTSNGEGTSLVLPQIQVVPIKDTKTERNYELYIELPEDYSENTNKTYPVLYYTDAMWHLEMLSGATEYILEDIILVGISWQLDINEDLKKERGAHVSRFRDYSISKHSKPEIQAKYQMGQAKTHLDFIRNDVIKYVDNTYRTNPNSRSYFGYSLSGEFGAYILMTQPNTFNNYIIGSPTIKDEVDYLSELNTKFGPYEASNRSSSLEANVFISHGSLEENMVEPIDAFVKLLKDRRDDGLAVLKEVIHGNHGTAFPMSAVRSVAWLSSLMNPVASENYDVSFWDMPHLNNAFVTTTPEDRNDGILVDTLSVNSNDQKAILNLSKEIFDGKHGSYDAVLISHKNKLVFESYYKKGRINLPHGQASAVKAYTSLVLGRAIQMGYLSMEDLDKPLISFLKDVDPKKITKGAESITLHKALTMHGGLTIDNDKWKDIEKDSVRLKGQGLVQTLLEQSGPITQESQTYLYGNFNPMLVMTVIDAVVPGTAENFIKTELLDKLGITEYKWSNHISGFPEAGWRVSILSRDMLKLGNLVLNKGKLNGEQLISVEYLAKATSGIVKPTQDWMPKDYRYGYFWYQTLVKIGDKSYDTAFAWGGGGQRVIVIEELDLTIVISGHDGEDKIMTQISEIIIPAFVK, encoded by the coding sequence ATGAAAATTACTAAATTACTAATAGTGGCATTTGCTATATCGCTAAACACTGCCTTTGCACAAGAAAGCAATGAAAAAGAGTTCACATCAAATGGAGAAGGAACTTCCTTGGTATTACCACAAATTCAGGTCGTCCCAATAAAAGATACTAAGACCGAAAGAAACTACGAGCTTTATATAGAATTGCCAGAAGATTATTCTGAGAATACTAATAAAACCTATCCTGTTCTTTATTATACAGATGCTATGTGGCATCTCGAAATGTTATCTGGGGCAACAGAATACATATTAGAAGATATAATTCTAGTTGGAATTTCCTGGCAATTAGATATCAATGAAGACCTAAAAAAAGAGAGAGGAGCGCATGTTAGCCGGTTTCGAGATTACTCAATAAGCAAACACAGCAAGCCAGAAATTCAAGCAAAATACCAAATGGGTCAAGCCAAAACACATTTAGACTTTATTCGCAATGATGTCATTAAATATGTCGATAATACCTATAGAACCAATCCAAACAGTCGCTCGTATTTTGGGTATTCACTGAGTGGTGAATTTGGTGCATATATACTAATGACGCAACCTAATACCTTTAACAATTACATTATTGGTAGTCCAACGATTAAAGATGAAGTTGATTATTTATCTGAACTTAATACTAAATTTGGACCTTATGAGGCCTCAAATAGAAGCTCGAGTCTGGAGGCCAATGTATTCATTTCACATGGTTCATTAGAAGAAAACATGGTGGAACCTATCGATGCGTTTGTTAAATTATTAAAGGATAGAAGAGATGACGGTTTAGCCGTATTAAAAGAAGTGATTCATGGTAATCATGGAACTGCATTTCCTATGTCAGCAGTTCGTAGTGTCGCTTGGTTGTCATCCTTGATGAATCCTGTGGCTAGTGAAAACTATGATGTCTCATTCTGGGATATGCCGCATCTCAATAATGCATTTGTCACTACAACGCCAGAGGACAGAAACGACGGTATATTAGTTGATACATTATCGGTAAACAGCAATGATCAAAAGGCCATTCTCAACCTGTCAAAAGAGATTTTTGATGGTAAACATGGAAGCTATGATGCGGTACTCATTTCACACAAAAACAAATTAGTTTTTGAATCCTATTATAAAAAAGGTCGTATCAACTTGCCTCATGGACAAGCATCAGCAGTAAAAGCTTATACCAGTTTGGTTTTGGGTAGAGCTATTCAAATGGGTTACCTATCCATGGAAGATTTAGACAAACCTTTGATTAGTTTTCTAAAAGATGTTGATCCAAAAAAAATCACCAAAGGTGCCGAAAGCATCACACTTCATAAGGCATTGACCATGCACGGAGGATTGACTATAGATAACGATAAATGGAAAGACATTGAGAAAGATTCGGTTCGACTAAAAGGCCAGGGGCTGGTTCAGACGCTTCTGGAGCAAAGCGGACCTATAACCCAAGAGTCTCAGACGTATTTATATGGTAATTTTAATCCGATGTTGGTGATGACGGTCATTGACGCCGTTGTCCCTGGAACAGCTGAGAACTTTATTAAAACTGAGCTACTTGACAAACTTGGTATTACAGAATATAAATGGTCAAATCATATTAGCGGCTTTCCAGAAGCTGGGTGGCGTGTAAGTATCTTGTCTCGCGACATGCTCAAATTGGGTAATTTGGTTCTCAATAAGGGTAAATTAAATGGCGAACAGCTTATTTCTGTAGAATATCTTGCCAAAGCCACCAGTGGAATTGTGAAACCTACTCAAGATTGGATGCCTAAAGACTATCGTTACGGCTATTTTTGGTACCAAACACTCGTAAAGATAGGTGACAAAAGTTATGATACTGCATTTGCTTGGGGAGGTGGTGGACAACGTGTAATAGTGATAGAAGAACTTGATTTAACTATTGTAATTTCAGGTCATGATGGAGAAGATAAAATAATGACTCAAATTTCTGAGATTATTATCCCAGCCTTTGTAAAGTAA
- a CDS encoding serine hydrolase, which yields MKNITGLLLLILLFLACKNDPKNDSDTLSIAPPKYETYNYSGFTKEEIYGFHKRIFEGGNWTEYGDLERYYYLNFSEIKEHSRILRSNTPKILEETPRDDVKHFITTTDLKKGGGLSLNDYAQQVEVNGLIIIHKGNIVFEGYPRMFPTDLHINMVITQVFVSTSIAILEDRHLIDTSKPIDYYFDALKNSGWEGVSVLDILSMSSGIDRIPLENYEVSFDPIKDLAKAKSAKPSGTEFQWSNADAMVLTLLVEKISGLTFRDFVEQEIWRKIGSEHSALLGFNKNGTSISYADGMSTTLRDLARFGLAFTPSGRKSANPIISDAHLSKIRNVNINLRAMSRNFKETIYSSYQWGAVFDDGDFYKGAHGGQGLYISPSKDLVIAFFGTANTDRESNQLHVISRQLSKSGLFDLE from the coding sequence ATGAAAAACATAACAGGACTACTACTTTTAATACTTCTTTTTCTAGCCTGTAAAAACGATCCAAAAAATGACTCCGATACCTTAAGCATTGCACCTCCAAAATATGAAACGTATAATTATTCTGGATTTACAAAAGAAGAGATTTATGGATTCCATAAACGCATTTTTGAAGGAGGCAATTGGACCGAATATGGTGATCTGGAACGATATTATTATTTAAACTTCTCCGAAATAAAGGAACACTCGCGCATACTTAGGTCAAATACACCAAAAATCCTTGAAGAAACGCCAAGAGATGATGTGAAACATTTTATAACCACGACAGATTTAAAAAAAGGTGGTGGACTATCATTAAACGACTATGCACAGCAAGTAGAAGTTAATGGGTTAATTATAATTCATAAAGGCAACATCGTCTTTGAAGGCTATCCGAGAATGTTTCCTACCGATTTGCATATTAATATGGTAATAACCCAAGTTTTTGTTAGTACATCCATTGCTATTTTGGAGGATCGCCATTTAATCGATACTAGCAAACCTATAGATTACTACTTTGATGCCCTTAAAAATTCTGGTTGGGAAGGTGTTTCAGTACTAGATATACTTTCTATGAGTTCCGGAATTGATCGCATCCCATTAGAGAACTATGAGGTAAGTTTTGACCCCATTAAAGATTTAGCTAAAGCAAAGTCTGCTAAGCCATCAGGAACGGAGTTCCAATGGTCGAATGCCGATGCTATGGTATTAACATTACTAGTTGAAAAAATTAGTGGTCTTACCTTCCGCGATTTTGTAGAACAGGAAATATGGAGAAAGATAGGTTCAGAACATAGTGCCCTTTTAGGATTCAATAAAAATGGGACCTCTATTTCATATGCCGATGGCATGTCAACAACACTTCGAGACCTTGCTAGATTTGGTCTTGCTTTTACACCTAGTGGAAGAAAGAGCGCCAATCCAATAATTTCTGATGCGCACTTATCTAAAATCCGAAATGTAAATATAAACCTCAGGGCGATGTCACGGAATTTTAAAGAAACGATATATAGCAGTTATCAATGGGGTGCCGTATTCGATGATGGCGATTTTTACAAAGGAGCACATGGAGGTCAAGGCCTTTATATCTCACCTTCGAAAGATTTGGTTATTGCATTTTTCGGAACTGCCAATACAGATCGGGAAAGCAATCAACTTCATGTCATTTCTCGACAGCTTTCCAAATCTGGACTGTTTGATCTTGAATGA
- a CDS encoding CPBP family intramembrane glutamic endopeptidase translates to MRLELKKELRLSYFIDLVAYIAIMFLIRETSIPNTHYLVTGFLYSGTTLLVATWMMKRRGVTWKILGLSRPKNIKKALLSSVIIFVTVIATFLIFNIIQDQFAVVKESSEAAKGTIKGYSLSNGDYGYVFSIIIFVWLQSALEELLERGFLITWVEGLFSNVKFKTVIAIIIQACIWGFRHSYDISERSISVALIGIIMGIAYVKLDRNLWPVIIAHCAMNTMSLI, encoded by the coding sequence ATGAGGTTAGAACTAAAAAAGGAATTGAGGTTAAGTTATTTTATTGATTTAGTTGCATACATAGCAATAATGTTTTTAATTAGGGAAACATCCATTCCAAATACACATTATTTAGTAACAGGTTTTTTATATTCAGGAACTACTTTATTAGTCGCTACTTGGATGATGAAAAGACGAGGTGTAACCTGGAAAATTTTAGGTTTATCTCGTCCCAAAAACATAAAAAAAGCACTATTAAGTTCGGTAATAATTTTTGTTACTGTTATAGCAACGTTTCTTATTTTTAATATTATACAAGATCAATTTGCTGTAGTTAAAGAAAGTAGTGAGGCTGCTAAAGGTACAATTAAAGGGTATTCTTTGAGTAATGGCGATTATGGCTATGTCTTTTCGATTATCATTTTTGTATGGTTACAATCTGCTTTAGAAGAATTATTAGAACGCGGATTCCTAATCACTTGGGTTGAGGGCTTATTCTCAAATGTAAAATTTAAAACCGTAATTGCCATAATAATTCAAGCTTGCATTTGGGGATTTAGACATTCATATGATATCTCTGAACGATCAATTTCTGTAGCTTTAATCGGAATTATTATGGGAATCGCTTACGTGAAGTTAGATCGTAATCTATGGCCAGTTATTATTGCGCATTGTGCTATGAATACGATGTCTTTGATATAA